The Thermasporomyces composti region CGACAAGAAAGCCCCCCTGGTCTTCGGGACGACCGAGGCGTTCGGCACGGTCGACCCCGCGGGCTCGTACGACATGCCCGGATGGCAGCTGCTCTACAACACCGCGCAGACGCTGCTGACGATTCCGCCGGGCGGTACCACGCCAGAGCCCGACGCCGCGGAGAAGTGCGAGTTCACCGATCCCACCACGTACACGTGCACGCTGAAGAAGGACTTGGTCTTCTCCGACGGCAGCCCGCTCACGAGCGCGGACGTGAAGTTCAGCTTCGACCGGATGCTGAAGATCGCCGACCCCAACGGCCCGTCCAGCATCTTCGCCGACCAGCTGGAGTCCACGGAGGCGCCTGACCCGCAGACCGTGGTCTTCCACCTGAAGTTCGCCGACGCGACGTGGCCGTACCGGCTGGCCACGGGCGCCGCCTCGATCGTGCCGGACGAGAAGTACCCGGCCGACAAGCTGCAGCCCATGGGCGACGACACGATCATCGGTTCCGGGCCGTACAAGATCACCAAGTACGACCCGTCCCAGCAGATCGTGCTGGAGCCCAACGAGAACTACAAGGGCGACAAGAAGCTCGCCAACGGCCAGGTGCTCATCCAGGTCTACAAGGACGAGGCGAGCTTGAAGACCGCCGTGGAAAGCGGTGACGTCCACGTGGCCTACCGGACCTTGACGCCGACTCTGCTCGCCGACCTGGAGAAGAACGGCGCGTCCAAGGGCGTTCGCGTCGTCAAGGGTGAGGGCACCGGTATCCAGTACCTCACGTTCAACACGAAGAACGGCCCCTTCGCCAAAAAGGAGGTCCGCCAGGCGGTCGCGCTCCTGCTGGACCGGCAGTCCATCGCCACGCAGGTCTACAACGACACGGTGAGCCCGCTCTACACCATGGTTCCCAAGGGCCTGCCCGGGCACGACGAGGTGTTCAAGACCGCCTACGGTGACAAGCCCGACCCGGCCAGGGCTCGGCAGCTCCTGCAGCAGGCGGGTGTGACGACGCCCGTCAGCGTCCAGCTCTGGTACAGCCCTGACCACTACGGCGAGGCGTCGGCCGACATGTTCGCCGAGATCAAGCGGCAGCTGGAGGCCGACGGCCTGTTCAAGGTCGAGCTGAAGTCGTCGAACTGGGAGCAGTACAAGCGCGACTACGCCGCCGGCGCCTACGACGCCTGGCAGCTGGGCTGGTACCCGGACTTCCCCGACACCGACAACTACCTCTCGCCGTTCTACGCCACCAACAACTTCATCGGCGACGGCTACGGGTACTCCAACCCGAGGATGGACGAGCTGCTGACGAAGGAGAAGTCCGAGACCGACCCCGCGCAGCGGCAGGCGGCCTTCGAGGAGATCCAGAAGATCGCCGCTGACGAGGCGCCGCTCATCCCGCTGTGGCAGGACAACATGATCGCGGCCGTCCGCGACGGGGTCACCGGAGTCGAGGAGACCTTCGACCCGCTCTACACCTTCCGCTTCTGGCTCGTCGACACGAGCAAGGCGAAGTAGCCGGGGCGGCCATCGGTCGAGAACGCGAGAGGGCTCCGTCGCCATGGCACCGCTAGGCGACGGAGCCCTTCTCCTGACAGGAAGGGTGACAGGGAGGTAGGTCCTGCGATGACGGCCCGAACAGGCTCGCTACGGCGTTACCTCGCCGTACGCCTGGCTCTGGTGGTCCCCAACGTTCTCGTCCTCCTGACGCTCGTGTTCCTCCTGCTGCGGGTGGCTCCCGGAGATCCCGTCTCGGCCGCCCTGGGCGGACGGTTGCCGCCGGAGGAACTGGCACGCCGGCGCGCGGCGGGTGGATACGACGACCCGATCCTCGTGCAGTACTGGAACTACCTCAGCCACGTGGTGCGGGGCGACCTCGGGACAGCCGTCAGCGACAACCGACCTGTCAGCGACATCCTGGCGGTCAACGGCGCGGCGACGTTGACCCTCGCGGTTGCCGCGTTGATCGTCGCGTTGACGATCGGGATCCCGCTCGGACTCATCGCGGCCAGGTACCGCAACACCTGGCTCGACGTCGTCATCCGCGTCTTCGGGGTCTTGACCTATGCCGCGCCTGTCTTCTTCGTCGGGATCATCGCGATCATCGTCTTCACCGGAGCCCTCGGTCTGCTACCACCTGGGCAACAGGCCAGTCCAATCGCGCAGGCCACGGTTCCGTCGGTGACGAATATCTTCCTGCTCGACGCGGCACTCGCCGGCAACTGGGACGCGTTCAACGACGGCCTGCTACACCTGGTCATGCCGGCGGTCACCCTCGGCCTACTGCTCACCGGTGTCTTCATCCGGCTCATCCGAGTCAACGTCGCCCAGACCTTGCGGGACGACTACGTGGAGGCGGCACGAGCGCGGGGCATCGCCGAGCGTCGGGTCGTTCTCCACCACGCGTTCCGCAACGCCCTGGCGCCGTTCGTCACCGTGCTCGGCATCCAGATGGCGATGCTGCTCGGCGGAGCGATCCTCACCGAGACGACCTTCAGCTGGCCGGGCATCGGGTCACAGCTCGTGCAGTACATCAACGCTCGTGACTACATCGCCGTCCAAGGCATCATGACGATCTTCGCGCTCGTCGTGGTCGCCATCAGTGTGCTCATCGACGTCGTCAACGCCCTCATCGACCCGAGGGTGAGGTACTGACATGGCCATCACACCGACGGTGGACGCGGGCACCCTCCACGGCCCGTCCGAACGCAGGTCCTTGCTGCGGCGCGTGGGGTACGTCGTCGCGACGCCCTACCGGCAGTCGGCCGGCATCGCTCGGTGGATGCTCGTCGCCGGCACCGCCGTCACGGCGTTCATCGCGCTGGTCGCCATCCTCGCGCCGGTCATCGCCCCCTACGACTTCAACCAGGTGACCGACGAGAACGGCACGAGGTTCCCCAAGCAGGCGCCGCCGTCCGCCGAGCACTGGTTCGGCACGAACGTCCAGACCTACGACGTCTTCTCCCGCGTGGTGTGGGGTGCTCGGACCGAGCTCAAGGTCGTCCTGCTCTCCTTGACCTTCACGATCGTCGTGGGTGTCGTCCTGGGGCTGATCTCCGGCTTCGTCGGTGGTTGGCTCGACCGAACGCTCGTGCTGGTCATGGACGCGTTGTTCGCGTTCCCCTACCTACTGCTCGCCATCGTGGTGGCGTTCCTGCTATCGGACAAGATCGGGGGAGGCATCGCCTCGGCGGCCGCCGCGATCACCGCGGTCTACATCCCGCAGTACTTCCGCGTCGTCCGGAACAGCACCGCCAGCGCCAAGCAAGCCACCTACGTGGAGGCCGCCCGCGCGCTCGGAGCCCCACCGGCCGTCCTTATGTCCCGCTACCTGTTCACCAACGTCATCCAGAGCGTGCCGGTGATCGCCACGCTGAATGCCGCGGACGCGGTGGGAACGCTGGCGGCCTTGGGGTTCCTCGGCTACGGCATCCAGCCGACGGAGGCCGCCGAGTGGGGTTACGACCTCAACCGCGCCGTCGACGACGCCACCTCGGGCATCTGGTGGACCGGGGTGTTTCCCGGCCTGGCGATCGTGCTGCTCGTGATGGCGCTGACTTTCATGGGCGAGGGTCTCAACGAGACGCTCAACCCCACGCTGCGGGTCCGTCGCCTGCTGCCAGTCGAGCTCCCGCCGCGGCAGCGCTCGTCGACCGAAGGAGGCTCGCGATGACGTCCTCGACGCTCGGAACCGATCCGCGCGACTCGCACGCCCTCGGTCCCGCGGACGAGCCGGTGCTGTCCGTACGCGACCTGCGAGTCTGGTACGGCAGCGAGCGGGGCGCCGTCCGAGCCGTCGACGGGGTCTCGTTCGACCTACGGCCCGGCCAGACGCTCGGGCTGGTGGGGGAGTCCGGTTGCGGCAAGTCGACGCTCGGCCGCGGCATCCTCGGCATCCTGCCTCCCGGGGCCAAAGCGGACGGCGAGATCCTCTTCCGCGGAAACGACCTCCTCAAGGCCGGGCCACGCCAGCTCGAGAAGCTGCGCGGACCCGAGCTCGGCATGATCTTCCAGGAGCCGTTGACTCGGCTGAACCCGCTCATGCGGATCTCCGAGCACTTCGAGGAGACCCTCCGCACGCATGAGCCCCAGCTGAGCAAGGACGAGGTTCGTCGCCGGTCCATCGACACCCTCCGCCGGATGGGCATCCCGCCGTCGCGGTACCACGCCTATCCCCACGAGTTCTCCGGTGGGATGCGGCAACGCATCATGATCGCGTTGGCGCTCGTGCTCCGACCGGCGTTCATCGTCGCCGACGAGCCGACCACGGCGCTCGACGTGCTCGTCGAGGCACAGATCATCCGGATCCTGGCCGACCTGCGTCGCAGCTTCAACACCTCGCTGCTGCTCATCACCCACAACCTCGGCATCGTCGCCGAGGCCTGCGACCGGGTCGCGGTGATGTACGCCGGGCACATCGTGGAGGAGGGGGACGCCCGCGAGGTCTTCTCTCGACCGCAGCACCCCTACACACGGGAGCTGCTGCGCTCGACGATCTCGCTGCGCACCACCGGCTTGCACTACATCCCCGGTGCGCCACCGGACCTCGTGGCGCCACCGTCCGGGTGCGCTTTCCATCCCCGCTGCCCGGACGCCATGCGGGTCTGCCGTCGACGGGACCCGCTGGACGTCACGACGTCGGCCGGTGGGCGGGTGGCGTGTTGGCTCCACGCGCCATCAGACCAGCTCAGCCGGGAGGACACCGAACCTCTGGTCCGGGAGGAGATCAGCAGTGCCGACGAAGCCTGAGCCTGCGTCGCGAACCGCGGTGGCTCCAGCGCCCTCCGGCGTCGAGATCACGCGACCCGCCGACATCCTCATGGACGTCCGTGACCTCCAGGTCCACTACGCGTTGCGCGGCAGCTCCTTCGGCCGACTGCTCGGCGCGGGTGGTGGGGTCGTCAAGGCCGTCGATGGCGTGACGTTCCAGCTGCGCCGTGGTGAGGTCCTCGGGCTCGTGGGAGAGTCCGGCAGCGGCAAGACCACGCTGGGCAGGGCGCTCCTCGGCCTCGTGCGTCCGACCGGCGGCCAGATCCGCTACGACGGACAGGACCTGGCCCGGATGTCGGAGCGCCGACTCCGGCCACTGCGCCGCAACTTGCAGATGGTGTTCCAGGACCCGGCGGCGGCACTCAACCCATCCATGGACATCGAGACCGCCGTCGGCGACCCGCTCCGGATCCACAAGCTCGCCCGGAGCGCGAGCGAACGCCGCGCCCGCGTCGCTGAGGCGCTGGAACGTGTCGGTCTCACGCCCGTCGAACGGTTCCTCAGCAAGTATCCGAGCGACCTGTCGGGTGGGCAGAAGCAACGCGCGGTCTTGGCTCGCGCCATCGTGATGGGACCCGAGTTGCTCGTGGCTGATGAACCGGTCTCCATGCTCGACATGAGTGTGCGGGCGAAGATTCTCGAGCTCATGCTCGACCTCAAGCGCGATCTCGACCTCACGTACGTCTACATCACGCACGACCTGGCGAGCGCGAAGTTCTTCTGCGACCGTGTCGCCATCATGTACCTCGGACGGATCGTCGAGATCGGGCCGACCGAGGAGATCTTCACCGCCCCGAAGCACCCCTATACCCAGGCGCTCCTGCGGGCGGTGCCCGATCCTGACCCCAATGCCACCGTGCCGCGCGACATTCCTCGGGGTGAGGTGCCCGACGCCGCGGCGCCGCCGCTCGGCTGCTCCTTCCACCCGCGCTGCCCCAAGGCGTTCGAACGGTGCGGGTGGGAGACCCGCGACCTGCGGGCAGTGTTGGAGCAGCACTGGCTGACCCTGGACGAGACGCGCTACGAGGCCGAGCGCAAGACGATCGGCAACCTCGACAGCCTCGACACACCCGGACACACGGCGCGTCTCACACCCGGCAGGGGGCGTCAGGCCGCGGACGTCGCCGCCCTCGTCGAGCGTCTCCGCCAGTCCAACCCCGACGAGCCGCTGTGGCGGGGTGTCCGGCGGGTCGAGACCGACGACGGTGGCGTGACCGTGGAGTTCCACCAGGGCGAGGACCCGCGCCTGCGGCCGGCGGACGGCGTCGACGTCGCCTGCCACCTGTACTGAGCGGGACGTCGTCATGAGTGTGGGCACCGCGACCACCTCGACGACACGTCGCTGGTCGACGGGCGCGCTGCTGGTCGGGGTGGTGGCGATGAACCTGTCGATGGTGCCCGCCACGACTGTCGCGGTCCTCGTGATCTCGGGCTGGGTCGGCGACGCGTGGGGCGGAATCCCCAGTGCCGCGGGGGTGGTCGGGACGGCACTCGGCGCGCTCAGCCTCTCGACCGTCATGCGCACCCGTGGCCGGCGCGCCGGGCTGGTGCTGGGTTACGCCGTGGCGGTCCTCGGCGCGATCGTCGCTGCTCTCGCCGTCATCGCGGGCACCATGTCCCTGCTCGTGGGTGCGTCCCTGCTCGTGGCGGCGATGGTCATGCTCGGGCTAGGTAATGCCAGCGCACAGCTCTCCCGGTACGCGGCGGCTGACATGTTCCCCGCTGAGCGCCGCGGGT contains the following coding sequences:
- a CDS encoding ABC transporter ATP-binding protein, with product MPTKPEPASRTAVAPAPSGVEITRPADILMDVRDLQVHYALRGSSFGRLLGAGGGVVKAVDGVTFQLRRGEVLGLVGESGSGKTTLGRALLGLVRPTGGQIRYDGQDLARMSERRLRPLRRNLQMVFQDPAAALNPSMDIETAVGDPLRIHKLARSASERRARVAEALERVGLTPVERFLSKYPSDLSGGQKQRAVLARAIVMGPELLVADEPVSMLDMSVRAKILELMLDLKRDLDLTYVYITHDLASAKFFCDRVAIMYLGRIVEIGPTEEIFTAPKHPYTQALLRAVPDPDPNATVPRDIPRGEVPDAAAPPLGCSFHPRCPKAFERCGWETRDLRAVLEQHWLTLDETRYEAERKTIGNLDSLDTPGHTARLTPGRGRQAADVAALVERLRQSNPDEPLWRGVRRVETDDGGVTVEFHQGEDPRLRPADGVDVACHLY
- a CDS encoding ABC transporter permease, whose amino-acid sequence is MTARTGSLRRYLAVRLALVVPNVLVLLTLVFLLLRVAPGDPVSAALGGRLPPEELARRRAAGGYDDPILVQYWNYLSHVVRGDLGTAVSDNRPVSDILAVNGAATLTLAVAALIVALTIGIPLGLIAARYRNTWLDVVIRVFGVLTYAAPVFFVGIIAIIVFTGALGLLPPGQQASPIAQATVPSVTNIFLLDAALAGNWDAFNDGLLHLVMPAVTLGLLLTGVFIRLIRVNVAQTLRDDYVEAARARGIAERRVVLHHAFRNALAPFVTVLGIQMAMLLGGAILTETTFSWPGIGSQLVQYINARDYIAVQGIMTIFALVVVAISVLIDVVNALIDPRVRY
- a CDS encoding ABC transporter permease; this translates as MAITPTVDAGTLHGPSERRSLLRRVGYVVATPYRQSAGIARWMLVAGTAVTAFIALVAILAPVIAPYDFNQVTDENGTRFPKQAPPSAEHWFGTNVQTYDVFSRVVWGARTELKVVLLSLTFTIVVGVVLGLISGFVGGWLDRTLVLVMDALFAFPYLLLAIVVAFLLSDKIGGGIASAAAAITAVYIPQYFRVVRNSTASAKQATYVEAARALGAPPAVLMSRYLFTNVIQSVPVIATLNAADAVGTLAALGFLGYGIQPTEAAEWGYDLNRAVDDATSGIWWTGVFPGLAIVLLVMALTFMGEGLNETLNPTLRVRRLLPVELPPRQRSSTEGGSR
- a CDS encoding ABC transporter ATP-binding protein; translated protein: MTSSTLGTDPRDSHALGPADEPVLSVRDLRVWYGSERGAVRAVDGVSFDLRPGQTLGLVGESGCGKSTLGRGILGILPPGAKADGEILFRGNDLLKAGPRQLEKLRGPELGMIFQEPLTRLNPLMRISEHFEETLRTHEPQLSKDEVRRRSIDTLRRMGIPPSRYHAYPHEFSGGMRQRIMIALALVLRPAFIVADEPTTALDVLVEAQIIRILADLRRSFNTSLLLITHNLGIVAEACDRVAVMYAGHIVEEGDAREVFSRPQHPYTRELLRSTISLRTTGLHYIPGAPPDLVAPPSGCAFHPRCPDAMRVCRRRDPLDVTTSAGGRVACWLHAPSDQLSREDTEPLVREEISSADEA
- a CDS encoding ABC transporter substrate-binding protein → MRPSTSRTIQALAMGAAAALVLAACGGGTSDQGGSGGGDQPDKKAPLVFGTTEAFGTVDPAGSYDMPGWQLLYNTAQTLLTIPPGGTTPEPDAAEKCEFTDPTTYTCTLKKDLVFSDGSPLTSADVKFSFDRMLKIADPNGPSSIFADQLESTEAPDPQTVVFHLKFADATWPYRLATGAASIVPDEKYPADKLQPMGDDTIIGSGPYKITKYDPSQQIVLEPNENYKGDKKLANGQVLIQVYKDEASLKTAVESGDVHVAYRTLTPTLLADLEKNGASKGVRVVKGEGTGIQYLTFNTKNGPFAKKEVRQAVALLLDRQSIATQVYNDTVSPLYTMVPKGLPGHDEVFKTAYGDKPDPARARQLLQQAGVTTPVSVQLWYSPDHYGEASADMFAEIKRQLEADGLFKVELKSSNWEQYKRDYAAGAYDAWQLGWYPDFPDTDNYLSPFYATNNFIGDGYGYSNPRMDELLTKEKSETDPAQRQAAFEEIQKIAADEAPLIPLWQDNMIAAVRDGVTGVEETFDPLYTFRFWLVDTSKAK